The Nocardia sp. XZ_19_385 genome window below encodes:
- a CDS encoding TetR/AcrR family transcriptional regulator, with the protein MGRQSTARQRMLDSAVVLFRERGVDATALTDVVEHAHAPRGSIYHHFPGGKPQLAEEATRRAGALMGSLIAASLAQGDPVATLRLIVGFFRQQLRESDFRSGCPIAAAALEGGELPETKQAAGESFTAWEQTIAEGLAQQGLAMDRAHSIAAMAISAIEGALLVAKAKRSTEPLDVVETELSAWVDALLTRKST; encoded by the coding sequence ATGGGCAGGCAATCGACCGCGCGACAGCGGATGCTCGACAGTGCGGTGGTGTTGTTCCGCGAACGCGGCGTGGACGCCACCGCGCTGACCGACGTGGTCGAACATGCGCATGCGCCACGGGGGTCGATCTACCACCACTTCCCAGGCGGTAAGCCGCAGCTGGCGGAAGAGGCGACCCGACGAGCCGGGGCGCTGATGGGATCGCTCATCGCCGCCAGCCTGGCGCAGGGCGATCCGGTCGCCACATTGCGGTTGATCGTGGGGTTCTTCCGGCAGCAGCTGCGCGAGAGCGACTTTCGCTCCGGCTGTCCGATAGCCGCCGCCGCGCTCGAAGGCGGCGAGCTGCCCGAGACGAAACAGGCCGCGGGGGAGTCGTTCACGGCCTGGGAGCAGACGATTGCCGAGGGGCTGGCGCAGCAGGGCCTCGCCATGGACCGCGCGCATTCCATTGCCGCCATGGCGATCTCGGCCATCGAAGGCGCATTGCTGGTGGCCAAGGCCAAGCGCAGTACCGAACCGCTCGACGTCGTCGAAACCGAACTCAGCGCATGGGTGGACGCGCTACTTACCAGGAAGAGCACATGA
- a CDS encoding NAD(P)/FAD-dependent oxidoreductase encodes MSTASTATSGRWDAIVVGSGMGGLTAAAYLAANGKRTLVLEAGEVLGGCTHVFRRKQFEFEVGVHYLGDCGPEGAIPAMLRGVGLDDRVEFLPMDTDGFDTIVYPEVTVKVPRGWDAYLANLIEAFPDDAAGLRKFIGVLSALGAATDRITTPDSIEGMARMVAKAGPAAAIWAMQPLGRLLDACNLGNGARSVLSSQASYLSPPHRAATMVHAVFLHNYIRDGGWFPAGGGQVFAAHLASVVRAHGGDWRTHARVRRILVESGRVTGVELADGERISADIVVSNADIKRTYLDLVGRDKLPWWALKRVDSYRMSLPLFNVYLALDIDLRGQMPITNYFSYPILEPSEKAFDLAERAGTLSEDQIGELYARTPGFVSVQSVKDPACDRIAPAGYTNLEVMSAAPADHRFWGIETGPYDGGRYRREATYLKRKEEITEVLIDRAAAVIPNLRDHIIWSEAGSPVTQERYTYSSDGVAYGIDLSWHQFGPLRPSPRTRIKGLFLAGASNSWGPGVEGAMASGVGAAGAVLGRHLGADIRRGKVFGDPAALPHIPADWDPLMEVGGPEHQRFTPAG; translated from the coding sequence ATGAGCACAGCATCGACAGCAACATCTGGGCGCTGGGACGCCATCGTCGTCGGCAGCGGCATGGGCGGTCTGACCGCCGCGGCCTACCTCGCGGCCAACGGCAAACGCACCCTCGTCCTGGAAGCCGGGGAAGTGCTCGGTGGCTGCACACATGTGTTCCGCCGCAAGCAGTTCGAGTTCGAGGTCGGCGTGCACTATCTCGGTGACTGCGGACCCGAGGGTGCGATACCGGCGATGCTGCGTGGCGTCGGCCTCGACGACCGCGTCGAGTTCCTGCCCATGGACACCGACGGATTCGACACCATCGTCTACCCCGAGGTGACGGTCAAGGTGCCGCGTGGCTGGGATGCCTACCTGGCCAACCTGATCGAGGCTTTCCCGGATGACGCGGCGGGGCTACGCAAGTTCATCGGGGTCCTCAGTGCGCTGGGGGCCGCCACCGATCGGATCACCACGCCGGACAGTATCGAGGGTATGGCCAGGATGGTGGCCAAAGCCGGTCCGGCAGCGGCGATCTGGGCGATGCAGCCGCTGGGCCGGTTGCTCGATGCCTGCAACCTCGGCAACGGCGCCCGCTCGGTGCTGTCCTCGCAGGCTTCCTATCTCTCACCCCCGCACCGCGCCGCCACGATGGTGCACGCGGTGTTCCTGCACAACTACATTCGCGACGGCGGCTGGTTCCCAGCCGGCGGCGGCCAGGTTTTCGCCGCGCACCTCGCTTCGGTCGTGCGCGCCCACGGCGGTGACTGGCGCACCCACGCCCGGGTACGCCGCATCCTGGTCGAGAGCGGCCGCGTCACCGGCGTGGAACTCGCTGACGGGGAACGCATTTCAGCGGATATCGTGGTGTCCAACGCCGACATCAAACGCACCTACCTGGACTTGGTCGGCCGCGACAAGCTGCCCTGGTGGGCCCTCAAACGCGTGGACTCCTACCGAATGTCGCTGCCGCTGTTCAACGTGTATCTGGCACTCGACATCGACTTGCGCGGGCAGATGCCGATCACCAACTACTTCAGCTACCCGATCCTGGAGCCCTCGGAGAAGGCCTTCGACCTCGCCGAACGCGCGGGCACGTTGTCCGAGGACCAGATCGGTGAACTCTATGCCCGCACACCGGGTTTCGTCTCCGTGCAGTCGGTGAAAGACCCGGCCTGCGATCGCATCGCGCCCGCTGGCTACACCAACCTCGAGGTCATGTCGGCAGCACCTGCCGACCACCGGTTCTGGGGCATCGAGACCGGTCCCTACGACGGTGGCAGGTACCGCCGCGAAGCCACCTATCTGAAGCGGAAGGAAGAGATCACCGAGGTGCTCATCGACCGCGCCGCGGCGGTCATCCCCAACCTCCGTGATCACATCATCTGGTCCGAGGCCGGATCCCCCGTCACCCAGGAGCGCTACACCTACTCCAGCGACGGCGTGGCCTACGGTATCGATCTGTCCTGGCATCAATTCGGCCCGCTACGGCCCAGCCCACGCACCCGGATCAAAGGCCTGTTCCTGGCCGGCGCCAGCAACTCCTGGGGGCCGGGCGTCGAAGGCGCCATGGCCTCCGGGGTCGGCGCGGCGGGTGCGGTCCTGGGCCGTCACCTAGGCGCGGATATCCGCCGCGGCAAGGTGTTCGGTGATCCCGCCGCGCTGCCGCACATCCCTGCCGATTGGGATCCGTTGATGGAGGTCGGCGGCCCCGAGCATCAGCGCTTCACTCCCGCCGGATGA
- a CDS encoding nitroreductase/quinone reductase family protein: protein MNRTGMRLLARVNRRATNPLFRALAARVPGYANVVHYGRRTGRRFRTPIGTTWRDGELLVALNYGTGSDWVRNVLAAGGFELEHRGRVLRLTEPRIGTRGGRDVLSARLADHL from the coding sequence ATGAACCGCACCGGTATGCGCCTGCTGGCCCGCGTCAATCGGCGGGCCACCAATCCGCTCTTCCGCGCGCTGGCGGCGCGCGTACCGGGCTATGCGAACGTGGTGCACTACGGCCGCCGCACCGGCCGCCGCTTCCGCACCCCGATCGGAACCACCTGGCGCGACGGCGAACTGCTCGTCGCACTCAACTACGGCACGGGTAGCGACTGGGTCCGAAATGTGCTGGCCGCGGGCGGCTTCGAGCTCGAGCATCGGGGGCGGGTGCTGCGGTTGACCGAACCCCGGATCGGCACCCGGGGCGGCCGCGATGTCCTGTCGGCGCGACTCGCCGACCACCTGTAG
- a CDS encoding VOC family protein, with protein MPVTGPDFISLQARDLNASQAFYEQYLGLVRSPAGPPHAVVFETKPIAFALRDVVPGTDLASVAQPGIGAAIWLHATDVQAIHDALAADSHTIVSAPIDGPFGRTFTFADPDGYHVTLHDRA; from the coding sequence ATGCCCGTCACCGGCCCCGACTTCATCTCGCTCCAAGCGCGCGACCTCAACGCTTCACAGGCGTTCTACGAGCAGTACCTCGGCCTCGTCCGCTCACCGGCCGGGCCGCCGCACGCCGTCGTCTTCGAGACGAAGCCGATCGCGTTCGCACTCCGCGACGTCGTTCCCGGCACGGATCTCGCATCCGTTGCTCAGCCCGGCATCGGTGCCGCGATCTGGCTCCACGCCACCGACGTCCAGGCCATTCACGATGCTCTCGCCGCCGACAGTCACACCATCGTGTCCGCACCGATCGACGGCCCCTTCGGCCGGACATTCACCTTCGCCGACCCCGACGGCTACCACGTCACCCTCCACGACCGCGCTTGA
- a CDS encoding NAD(P)/FAD-dependent oxidoreductase encodes MTEHSNTSTKVVVIGGGYAGTMAANRLRGREDVEVTLVNPRPRFVERIRLHQFVAGTRDAAVGFDTMLGAGVRLVVDSAARIDIDSRTVELASGGRLDYDYVIYAVGSTAATPVSVPGAAEFAYPIGEWEQAERLRAALDAVPVDARITVVGGGPTGIETASELAEQGRAVTLVGGGRLAPTVLEPARRSIRKWLTRHGVEVLETARVAEVRADAVVLNDGTVLAGSVTIWTAGFGVPELAANSGLRTDGLGRLYTDETLTSRDSDRVIAAGDAAAPSGQPLRMSCQAAIPLGAQAADTVLAHLAGKRPGEVNVGFAGTGISLGRRSGAVQPSRRDDTARNFHLGGRVAALLKETACRATIAGIRKEARKPGALSTGKGSSGHRKPALTADAVANQ; translated from the coding sequence ATGACTGAGCACAGCAATACCAGTACCAAGGTTGTCGTCATCGGCGGCGGTTACGCCGGCACCATGGCGGCCAATCGGCTGCGCGGGCGCGAGGACGTGGAGGTCACGCTGGTCAATCCGCGGCCGCGGTTCGTCGAGCGGATTCGGTTGCACCAGTTCGTCGCCGGTACGCGTGACGCGGCCGTGGGATTCGACACGATGCTCGGCGCGGGAGTGCGGCTGGTGGTCGACAGTGCGGCTCGCATCGACATCGACTCCCGGACGGTGGAACTGGCGTCCGGGGGCAGGCTCGACTACGACTACGTCATTTACGCGGTGGGCAGCACCGCCGCGACACCCGTGTCGGTGCCCGGCGCGGCCGAATTCGCCTATCCGATCGGCGAATGGGAGCAGGCTGAGCGGCTGCGCGCCGCCCTCGACGCGGTGCCGGTGGATGCGCGGATCACCGTGGTCGGCGGCGGTCCGACCGGGATCGAAACCGCCTCGGAGCTGGCGGAACAAGGTCGCGCCGTGACGCTTGTCGGCGGCGGCCGACTGGCTCCGACGGTGCTGGAACCGGCCCGGCGGTCGATCCGCAAGTGGCTGACCAGGCACGGGGTGGAGGTGCTCGAGACCGCGCGGGTGGCCGAAGTGCGCGCGGATGCGGTCGTGCTGAACGATGGCACGGTGCTGGCCGGCTCGGTCACGATTTGGACGGCCGGTTTCGGCGTACCCGAGCTGGCCGCGAACAGTGGGCTGCGCACCGACGGGCTCGGCCGGCTCTACACCGATGAGACCCTGACCAGCCGCGACAGTGATCGCGTAATCGCGGCCGGGGATGCCGCCGCGCCCTCGGGTCAGCCGCTGCGGATGAGCTGCCAGGCCGCGATCCCGCTCGGCGCCCAAGCCGCCGACACCGTGCTGGCGCACCTCGCCGGCAAGCGGCCCGGCGAGGTGAACGTGGGATTCGCCGGAACCGGCATCAGCCTGGGCCGTCGTTCCGGCGCCGTGCAGCCCAGCCGGCGCGACGACACCGCCCGCAATTTCCACCTGGGCGGCCGGGTGGCCGCGCTGCTGAAGGAAACGGCATGCAGGGCAACGATTGCCGGGATCCGCAAGGAAGCCCGCAAGCCCGGCGCGCTGTCCACCGGCAAGGGATCCAGTGGCCACCGCAAGCCGGCGCTCACAGCCGATGCCGTCGCCAACCAGTGA
- a CDS encoding DUF3558 family protein, with protein MSFREGRRLAAASAVLLVSVGLAGCGRGTLPQYEAGFSQLPADCTAALKPAEQAIKVFAGEAYSRVAEFQNGDRGIEDTSQHLNCAMKFGGSVLREPVQPVRAPMWRNVSVSYYLSLYPIQAEQTTSSLLERGSSNSGNAQPKRLPGTGEDAITWVKAADGEPPQVNVEFRVGNLSVHVKTTGKDWSGVPETFPVVDSPELRADLQAGAESIAKAVARHAPSALPTAVLTRPSLTRRASEPTTTKAAAAAVWDPCEISQESLTAAGLDVESRFTGDKSGSSRMCMWRGEWFRLRVFSSEAPFEWSVYRGSTYVRPKPVTIGDRHAVQVHWDDSDLVCVLAFELPVTANLPDAGGRTLTFEASLSGDRSRNELCDELIRVANVVEGSLPPTT; from the coding sequence GTGAGTTTCCGTGAGGGTCGCCGCCTGGCCGCGGCGTCGGCAGTGCTCCTGGTTTCGGTGGGGCTGGCCGGCTGTGGGCGCGGCACGCTGCCGCAGTACGAAGCCGGGTTCTCGCAACTGCCCGCCGACTGCACGGCCGCGTTGAAACCGGCTGAGCAGGCGATCAAAGTGTTTGCGGGCGAGGCGTATAGCCGGGTGGCCGAGTTCCAGAACGGGGACCGCGGTATCGAGGACACCAGCCAGCATCTGAACTGTGCGATGAAGTTCGGTGGGTCTGTCCTGCGTGAACCCGTGCAGCCGGTCCGGGCGCCGATGTGGCGGAACGTCTCGGTCTCCTACTACCTGTCCTTGTATCCCATCCAGGCCGAGCAGACCACCAGCAGCCTGCTGGAGCGCGGCTCGTCCAACAGTGGCAATGCCCAGCCGAAGCGACTGCCAGGTACGGGCGAGGACGCGATCACCTGGGTCAAGGCGGCCGACGGCGAGCCGCCGCAGGTCAATGTGGAATTCCGGGTCGGCAATCTGAGCGTGCACGTCAAGACGACAGGCAAGGACTGGTCCGGCGTTCCGGAGACCTTCCCGGTGGTCGACTCGCCGGAGTTGCGCGCGGATCTGCAGGCCGGCGCCGAGTCGATCGCCAAAGCTGTTGCCCGGCATGCTCCCTCGGCACTACCGACCGCGGTGCTCACCCGGCCATCCCTGACCCGCAGGGCCAGCGAACCCACGACCACGAAGGCCGCCGCGGCAGCGGTGTGGGATCCGTGCGAGATCTCGCAGGAGAGCCTGACCGCGGCCGGGCTGGATGTGGAGTCCCGATTTACGGGCGACAAGTCGGGTAGCAGCAGGATGTGCATGTGGCGGGGCGAATGGTTCCGGCTCCGGGTCTTCTCCAGCGAAGCTCCGTTCGAATGGTCGGTCTACCGGGGCTCCACCTACGTTCGGCCCAAACCTGTGACGATCGGCGACCGCCATGCCGTCCAGGTGCACTGGGACGACTCCGACCTCGTCTGTGTCCTGGCCTTCGAACTACCGGTGACAGCGAACCTGCCAGACGCGGGCGGTAGAACGCTCACGTTCGAGGCGTCGTTGAGCGGGGATCGTTCCCGGAACGAACTGTGCGACGAGCTGATTCGGGTTGCGAACGTCGTCGAAGGGTCGCTGCCGCCGACTACGTGA
- a CDS encoding wax ester/triacylglycerol synthase family O-acyltransferase, whose translation MERLSGYDSTFLFFETPTQHQHFVGLTILNPDTEGANYTFESFKAELQRRLPLVPQFRKRVYPVPFNLGRPVWADDPNFEIDNHIRRIQAPAPGGRRELAELAAAAAGTPMRRDRPLWEWLLVEGLEDGRVALIQKYQHSMMDGFTGSQIRFHMCELEPGAHKEVPADTWKPEPTPTGRQLLLGSLRSIPAKLRFFALLIATVRILAAGSVRRLRTPKAERISMKAPRAPWNRAISAERAVSFVKTDLAEVKEIKNAFGVKVNDVVLAVAGGALRRYLEKHDALPDLSLVAVVPINGHEVSQLEEVINQNGVMRSTLGTDIADPVQRLHRVAESTRRAKSAYVGIDFLLTWAEYFPANFLNLVTRLVSSLRVADHIPMSGPQNLTVSNVPGWFAPLYTFGLRIEASYPFAQVMHGNGLLAAVLSNNGDMDWGFIACKELMPDIEELAESVPLEVAELLSAARALA comes from the coding sequence ATGGAAAGACTGTCTGGTTACGACTCCACCTTCCTTTTTTTCGAAACCCCCACTCAGCATCAGCACTTCGTCGGGCTCACGATTTTGAACCCGGACACCGAGGGTGCCAACTACACCTTTGAATCCTTCAAAGCGGAGTTGCAGCGGCGGCTGCCACTTGTGCCACAGTTTCGTAAGCGGGTCTACCCAGTGCCGTTCAATCTCGGGCGGCCGGTGTGGGCGGATGACCCGAACTTCGAGATCGACAACCACATTCGGCGGATCCAAGCGCCGGCGCCGGGCGGGCGGCGGGAGCTCGCCGAACTCGCCGCCGCGGCCGCCGGTACGCCGATGCGCCGGGATCGGCCACTGTGGGAATGGCTGCTGGTCGAGGGGCTGGAGGATGGGCGGGTCGCGCTCATCCAGAAGTATCAGCATTCGATGATGGACGGGTTCACCGGCTCGCAGATCAGATTCCACATGTGCGAGCTCGAGCCTGGGGCGCACAAGGAGGTGCCGGCCGACACCTGGAAACCCGAGCCGACACCCACCGGACGGCAACTGCTCCTCGGGTCGTTGCGCAGCATCCCGGCCAAGCTCCGGTTCTTCGCCCTCCTGATCGCGACCGTGCGCATCCTCGCCGCCGGTTCGGTGCGGCGGCTCCGCACTCCGAAGGCCGAACGGATTTCGATGAAGGCGCCGCGGGCGCCGTGGAACCGCGCGATCTCGGCCGAGCGGGCCGTCTCGTTCGTCAAGACCGATCTCGCAGAGGTGAAAGAGATCAAGAACGCGTTCGGCGTCAAGGTCAATGACGTCGTGCTGGCGGTCGCCGGCGGCGCCCTGCGCAGGTATCTGGAGAAGCACGACGCGCTGCCCGATCTTTCCCTGGTCGCGGTGGTGCCGATCAACGGACACGAGGTCAGTCAGCTCGAGGAGGTCATCAACCAGAACGGGGTCATGCGGTCCACGCTCGGCACCGACATCGCCGATCCGGTCCAGCGTCTGCACCGCGTCGCCGAGAGCACCCGCCGTGCCAAGTCGGCCTATGTCGGCATCGATTTCCTGCTGACCTGGGCCGAGTACTTCCCGGCGAACTTCCTCAATCTGGTGACCCGCCTCGTCTCTTCGCTGCGGGTGGCCGATCACATCCCGATGTCGGGTCCGCAGAACCTGACGGTCTCCAATGTCCCCGGCTGGTTCGCGCCGCTGTACACCTTCGGTCTCCGCATCGAGGCCAGCTATCCGTTCGCGCAGGTCATGCACGGCAACGGACTGCTCGCGGCGGTGCTGTCCAACAACGGTGACATGGACTGGGGTTTCATCGCCTGCAAGGAGCTGATGCCCGACATCGAGGAGCTCGCCGAATCCGTCCCGCTCGAGGTCGCCGAATTGCTGTCCGCCGCCCGTGCTCTCGCATAG
- a CDS encoding MarR family winged helix-turn-helix transcriptional regulator, with protein sequence MPDQANEDHLLSLAAQLCFALYSTSRSMTAAYRPHLDAMTVTYPQYLALLALWERPGVTMKELGEQLRLDYGTISPLIQRLTDHGLVESVRNPNDRRAVQLRATPAGLALQQRAKEMIDNVLADIAWPVDELVQLRDQVIALGERLDAVVAQRSER encoded by the coding sequence ATGCCCGATCAAGCGAACGAAGACCACCTGCTCTCGCTCGCCGCACAGCTATGTTTCGCCCTCTACTCCACGTCGCGTTCGATGACCGCGGCCTACCGGCCGCACCTCGACGCGATGACGGTCACCTATCCGCAATACCTGGCGCTGCTCGCGTTGTGGGAGCGGCCGGGCGTGACGATGAAGGAGCTGGGCGAGCAACTGCGCCTGGACTACGGCACCATCTCGCCGTTGATCCAGCGCCTGACCGATCATGGCCTGGTGGAGAGCGTGCGCAACCCGAACGACCGGCGGGCCGTCCAATTGCGCGCGACCCCAGCGGGTCTCGCACTGCAGCAGCGCGCGAAAGAAATGATCGACAATGTGCTCGCCGATATCGCGTGGCCCGTGGACGAGCTCGTGCAGCTCCGAGACCAGGTCATAGCCCTGGGCGAGCGTCTGGACGCGGTCGTCGCGCAGCGTTCGGAGCGGTGA